The following are from one region of the Abiotrophia defectiva ATCC 49176 genome:
- a CDS encoding alpha-amylase, with amino-acid sequence MQNQTLMQAFEWYLPSDHQHWNRLAQLTPELAAKGIRKIWLPPAFKGTNKDDVGYGVYDLFDLGEFDQKGTIPTKYGTKDDYLNLIETLKANGIDPIADIVLNHKAGADHKERFTVIEMNPNNRQEAISEPFEIEGWTCFTFDGRQKAYNDFTWHWYHFTGTDYDAGRNRSGIYLIQGDNKGWADDTLVDDENGNYDYLMYDDIDFKHPEVVQHLYDWAHWFIETTGVRGFRLDAVKHIDSFFMKNFIRDLTEHYGDDFYVFGEFWNGDEEANSQYLEKTDFHYDLVDVKLHQNFFDAGQAGADYDLSKIFDQTLMQNYPESAVTFVDNHDTQRGQALESTVAEWFKPLAYAMILLRQSGLPCVFYGDYMGIQGDFAQESFQEVIDKLLNLRLYHAYGQETDYLDDPNCIAWTRAGNEENDGRPLAVILSNKDDASKRLFLGSEWAGRTFRDGLEHHEASITIEEDGWADFPVHGGSVSAWILAD; translated from the coding sequence ATGCAAAACCAGACTTTAATGCAAGCTTTTGAATGGTATCTGCCGAGTGACCACCAGCACTGGAATCGACTTGCCCAACTAACTCCAGAATTGGCTGCCAAGGGCATTCGCAAAATCTGGCTCCCGCCTGCTTTCAAAGGCACCAACAAAGACGACGTCGGCTATGGCGTCTATGACTTGTTTGACTTGGGAGAATTCGACCAGAAGGGGACCATCCCTACTAAATACGGAACAAAAGACGACTATCTCAATCTGATTGAAACCTTGAAAGCTAACGGGATTGACCCCATCGCTGATATCGTCCTCAACCACAAGGCCGGCGCCGACCACAAGGAACGCTTTACGGTCATTGAGATGAATCCTAACAATCGTCAAGAAGCCATTTCTGAACCCTTCGAAATTGAAGGTTGGACTTGCTTCACCTTTGATGGTCGCCAGAAAGCCTACAATGATTTCACCTGGCACTGGTATCACTTTACAGGGACCGACTATGACGCTGGCCGTAACCGATCCGGTATTTATCTGATTCAAGGGGATAATAAGGGTTGGGCTGACGACACGCTCGTTGACGACGAGAACGGTAACTATGACTATCTTATGTATGATGACATCGACTTCAAGCATCCGGAAGTGGTCCAACATCTCTATGATTGGGCCCATTGGTTTATTGAAACAACCGGAGTTCGCGGCTTCCGCCTAGATGCCGTTAAACACATCGATTCCTTCTTCATGAAAAACTTTATCCGGGACTTAACCGAACACTATGGCGATGATTTCTATGTCTTCGGTGAATTCTGGAATGGCGACGAAGAAGCCAATAGCCAATATTTGGAGAAAACTGACTTTCACTATGACTTAGTAGACGTCAAGCTCCACCAGAACTTCTTCGATGCCGGTCAAGCTGGGGCAGACTACGACTTGAGTAAGATTTTCGACCAAACTCTCATGCAAAACTACCCAGAATCGGCGGTTACCTTCGTTGATAACCACGATACCCAACGGGGTCAAGCCCTTGAATCGACCGTAGCAGAATGGTTCAAGCCTCTGGCTTATGCCATGATTCTCTTGCGCCAATCCGGTTTACCTTGTGTCTTCTATGGCGACTACATGGGTATCCAAGGGGACTTTGCCCAAGAATCCTTCCAGGAAGTCATCGATAAATTGCTCAACCTACGGCTTTACCATGCCTATGGTCAAGAAACTGACTATCTCGATGATCCTAACTGTATTGCTTGGACTCGGGCTGGTAATGAAGAAAATGATGGCCGGCCATTGGCAGTTATTCTCTCCAACAAAGACGATGCTAGCAAGCGCCTCTTCTTGGGTTCTGAATGGGCTGGCCGCACTTTCCGCGATGGCTTAGAACATCATGAAGCCAGCATCACCATCGAAGAAGACGGTTGGGCTGATTTCCCAGTTCATGGTGGCTCTGTCTCTGCTTGGATTTTAGCTGATTAA
- a CDS encoding 8-oxo-dGTP diphosphatase: MPKLATICYIDNGHSLLLLHRNKKPNDVHEGKWIGVGGKLEASESPEECVIREAKEETGLTLHQPQLVGIIVFPEFTPGHDWYTYVFRARHFEGQVIDCNEGTLEWVPYDQVLSRPSWEGDHIFLSWILEQKPFFSAKFSYSQDNRLLNHDVIFYNHP, translated from the coding sequence ATGCCAAAACTCGCCACTATCTGTTATATCGACAATGGCCACTCTCTGCTATTGCTCCACCGCAACAAGAAGCCCAATGATGTCCATGAAGGCAAATGGATTGGTGTCGGCGGTAAATTAGAAGCTAGCGAAAGCCCAGAGGAATGCGTTATTCGCGAAGCCAAAGAAGAAACGGGCTTGACCCTGCATCAGCCACAATTAGTGGGCATTATCGTCTTCCCTGAATTTACGCCTGGCCATGACTGGTACACTTATGTCTTTCGGGCCCGTCATTTTGAGGGCCAAGTCATTGACTGCAATGAAGGTACCCTAGAGTGGGTACCCTACGACCAAGTCCTTAGTCGACCTAGTTGGGAAGGGGATCACATCTTCTTAAGCTGGATTTTAGAGCAGAAACCCTTCTTTTCAGCCAAATTCAGCTATTCCCAAGATAATCGCCTACTTAATCACGATGTTATTTTTTATAATCATCCATAA
- the mnmG gene encoding tRNA uridine-5-carboxymethylaminomethyl(34) synthesis enzyme MnmG: MQEFSAGHYEVIVVGAGHAGSEAALAAARMGCRTLLLTISLEMVAFMPCNPSVGGPAKGVVVREIDALGGEMGRNIDKTYIQMRMLNTGKGPAVQALRAQADKHAYATAMKQTIEACPNLDLKQGLVDRLVVEEGQVRGVVTSTGARYSADAVVLTAGTSSRGQIIIGELKYSSGPNNTLPSQKLSEHLLELGFELARFKTGTPMRIHKSSINYEAMEIQPGDSQPNHFSFLTPDADYRPDFVPCWLTHTSQDTHEVIKANLHRAPMFTGIVEGVGARYCPSIEDKIVRFSDKPRHQIFVEPEGLTTDEMYIQGLSTSMPEDVQLQMLHSVAGLENAKLMRPGYAIEYDVVIPHQLRASLETKLVRGLYTAGQMNGTSGYEEAAGQGLIAGINAARQVQGQDPLIIKRSDGYIGVMIDDLVTKGTTEPYRLLTSRAEYRLLLRHDNADLRLTEIGHQIGLVDGQRYEAYLAKKALVDAEIKRLKKITLTPKTPGLQELFERVGSSSLLDGISAFNLLKRPEIRYLDLVTLIPRPEGLLERQEAEQVEIQIKYEGYIQKAIEKVEKVKAMEEKRIPEDIDYDAILNLANEARDRLKLIQPTTLAQASRVSGVNPADIAILSVYIQQGKIARLQDRPSQD; this comes from the coding sequence ATGCAAGAATTCTCTGCTGGCCACTACGAGGTCATTGTTGTCGGTGCTGGACACGCAGGTTCAGAAGCCGCATTGGCGGCAGCTCGTATGGGCTGTCGCACCCTGCTCTTAACCATTAGCTTAGAAATGGTAGCCTTTATGCCCTGTAACCCTTCTGTAGGAGGGCCTGCCAAGGGTGTTGTCGTTCGCGAAATCGATGCCCTCGGTGGCGAAATGGGCCGCAATATTGATAAGACCTACATCCAAATGCGCATGCTCAACACTGGGAAGGGACCAGCCGTCCAAGCCTTACGTGCCCAAGCGGATAAACATGCCTATGCGACCGCTATGAAACAAACCATTGAAGCCTGCCCTAACCTAGACCTCAAACAAGGCCTAGTTGACCGCCTAGTAGTAGAAGAAGGGCAAGTTCGTGGCGTTGTCACTTCGACTGGCGCCCGCTATAGTGCGGATGCCGTTGTCCTAACTGCTGGTACCTCTTCACGCGGTCAAATCATTATTGGTGAGCTCAAGTATTCATCTGGTCCCAACAATACCCTCCCATCCCAGAAACTCTCTGAACACCTTTTGGAACTGGGCTTTGAGTTAGCCCGTTTCAAAACTGGGACACCTATGCGTATCCACAAATCTAGCATTAACTATGAGGCCATGGAGATTCAACCTGGTGATAGCCAACCCAACCATTTTTCCTTCCTAACGCCAGATGCTGACTACCGACCTGACTTCGTCCCTTGTTGGCTGACCCATACCAGCCAAGATACCCATGAAGTTATCAAGGCTAACCTGCACCGCGCGCCTATGTTTACCGGCATCGTGGAAGGGGTAGGGGCACGTTATTGTCCTTCTATCGAAGACAAGATTGTGCGCTTCAGCGATAAGCCACGCCATCAAATTTTCGTTGAACCAGAAGGTCTAACGACTGATGAGATGTATATTCAAGGCCTATCCACCTCTATGCCTGAAGATGTACAACTTCAGATGCTACATTCTGTAGCGGGTCTGGAAAATGCCAAACTCATGCGACCAGGATACGCTATTGAGTACGACGTGGTCATCCCGCATCAATTGCGTGCTAGCTTAGAAACCAAATTAGTACGTGGCCTCTATACAGCGGGCCAAATGAACGGGACTAGCGGCTACGAAGAAGCGGCCGGCCAAGGCCTTATTGCTGGCATTAACGCAGCCCGCCAAGTTCAAGGACAAGATCCACTTATCATCAAACGGAGTGACGGCTATATTGGCGTTATGATTGATGACTTAGTTACCAAAGGGACCACAGAACCTTATCGTCTCTTAACTTCTCGGGCAGAGTATCGTCTCTTGCTACGCCACGATAATGCTGATTTGCGACTGACTGAAATTGGCCACCAAATTGGCTTGGTCGATGGCCAACGCTATGAAGCCTATCTAGCTAAGAAAGCCCTGGTTGACGCTGAAATCAAACGCTTGAAGAAAATCACCCTGACACCTAAGACGCCCGGCCTTCAGGAACTCTTTGAGCGTGTAGGCTCTTCGTCCCTCTTAGACGGAATCAGCGCCTTCAATCTGCTCAAGCGACCAGAGATTCGCTACTTAGATTTAGTGACGCTTATTCCTCGGCCAGAGGGCCTATTGGAACGCCAAGAAGCTGAACAAGTTGAAATTCAAATCAAGTATGAAGGCTATATCCAAAAGGCCATCGAAAAAGTCGAAAAAGTCAAGGCCATGGAAGAAAAACGCATTCCTGAAGATATTGACTACGACGCTATCTTGAATTTGGCTAACGAGGCGCGTGACCGCCTGAAATTAATTCAGCCGACTACCTTAGCACAAGCTAGCCGGGTCAGCGGCGTTAATCCTGCTGACATTGCCATCTTGTCAGTCTACATCCAACAAGGCAAGATTGCTCGCCTACAAGATCGTCCATCTCAAGACTAA
- the dnaB gene encoding replicative DNA helicase yields MPHNIEAERAVLGALFLDPRKIGTVQAIISEDDFYKRSHQLIFNAIDVVFDRNGALDFVMAVNQLEAYDALENAGGASYLAELIEATPTAEHVEYYANIVKQKSTLRRLIAATTTISSEAYDESDSVENIVDRSEKLILSIGEGSQVNKPKEMRHLVVEAYDRVVKLSEEKRDITGLATGYHDLDKMTSGFQGDQLIIIAARPSVGKTAFALNIAQNVATKSKVPVAIFSLEMGAIDLVYRMVCAEGNIFASNMKTGQLTEDEWSSFTIATDTLKNAKIFIDDSAGIKVSEIRAKCRRLKQENPDLGLIVIDYLQLIEGNGRENRQQEVSEISRQLKKLAKELHVPVIALSQLSRGLEQRQNKRPILSDIRESGSIEQDADIVAFLYRHDYHRHDEPGDEPDHDDSLPDNTIEVILAKNRSGARDTVNLLFKKEYNKFSNLSYRPEDQVNYQ; encoded by the coding sequence ATGCCTCATAATATTGAAGCTGAACGTGCGGTGCTAGGTGCTTTATTCCTAGATCCACGTAAAATCGGGACCGTCCAAGCCATTATCAGTGAAGATGACTTCTATAAACGATCCCACCAATTGATTTTTAATGCCATTGATGTGGTATTTGACCGCAACGGGGCCTTGGACTTCGTCATGGCGGTCAACCAACTGGAAGCCTATGATGCCCTAGAAAATGCGGGAGGCGCCAGCTATCTGGCAGAATTAATCGAAGCGACACCAACGGCAGAACACGTGGAGTATTATGCCAATATTGTCAAACAAAAATCGACCTTGCGACGTCTGATTGCGGCCACCACAACCATTAGTTCGGAAGCCTATGATGAGTCTGATAGCGTTGAAAATATTGTAGATCGCAGTGAGAAGCTGATTCTCTCAATCGGGGAAGGTAGCCAGGTTAATAAGCCAAAAGAAATGCGCCACCTAGTGGTGGAAGCCTATGACCGTGTGGTTAAGCTTTCGGAAGAAAAACGCGACATTACGGGACTAGCTACGGGCTATCATGATTTGGACAAGATGACTTCAGGTTTCCAAGGCGATCAGTTAATTATTATCGCCGCCCGTCCTTCAGTAGGTAAGACGGCCTTTGCCCTCAATATCGCCCAGAATGTGGCTACCAAATCCAAGGTGCCGGTTGCCATCTTCTCACTAGAAATGGGGGCGATTGACTTAGTCTATCGGATGGTCTGCGCAGAGGGAAATATCTTTGCATCCAACATGAAGACGGGTCAACTAACCGAAGATGAGTGGTCTAGCTTTACCATTGCGACCGATACGCTTAAGAATGCTAAGATCTTTATCGATGATTCAGCGGGGATTAAAGTCTCCGAAATTCGGGCCAAATGTCGCCGACTCAAGCAGGAAAATCCTGACTTGGGCTTGATTGTCATCGACTACCTGCAATTGATTGAAGGGAACGGTCGTGAAAACCGCCAACAAGAAGTTTCTGAGATTTCACGCCAACTCAAAAAATTAGCCAAGGAATTGCATGTGCCAGTTATTGCCTTGTCCCAGCTCTCACGGGGCTTGGAACAGCGGCAAAACAAGCGGCCAATTTTAAGTGATATCCGGGAATCCGGGTCTATCGAGCAGGATGCGGATATCGTGGCCTTCCTCTATCGTCACGATTATCACCGCCATGATGAGCCGGGCGACGAGCCAGACCATGACGATTCCTTGCCAGATAACACGATTGAAGTGATTCTGGCTAAGAACCGGTCAGGAGCCCGGGACACCGTCAACTTACTCTTTAAGAAAGAGTATAACAAGTTTTCTAACTTGTCTTATCGCCCAGAAGATCAAGTAAATTATCAATAA
- the mnmE gene encoding tRNA uridine-5-carboxymethylaminomethyl(34) synthesis GTPase MnmE: MYTQDTIVAISTALGEGAIGLVRLSGPEAIAIANRLFPEKDLSQVASHTIHYGHIQDPQSGQVLDEVMTSVMKAPRSYTTEDVVEINGHGGIVAIQSILNACLAQGARLAEAGEFTQRAFLNGRIDLSQAEAIMDLISAKTSRAKDAAMSQLQGSLKHKIRQLRDTMLNTLAQVEVTIDYPEYDDVEELSLQQLASTAELVQSEVRAILRQATQGKLFREGIKTAIIGRPNVGKSSLLNYLIGEDKAIVTDIAGTTRDTIEEYISIKGVPLHIIDTAGIRHTDEVVEQIGVEKSRAMIESADLILLILNQAQALDPMDLELLELTQNKARIILLNKQDLPNQWTIEDLASYLQDDSDIIKTSVLTEDGLTALEDAISARFLSGNLQSTDLNYLLNSRHTHLLNQALASLDEVIQSCAMSLPVDLIQIDYTRAWDALGEITGDSVQDELLTKLFSQFCLGK; encoded by the coding sequence ATGTACACCCAAGATACCATTGTCGCCATCTCAACTGCCCTAGGCGAGGGCGCTATCGGCCTAGTCCGCCTGTCTGGACCAGAAGCCATCGCCATCGCCAACCGGCTCTTTCCAGAAAAGGACCTCAGCCAAGTGGCTAGTCACACCATTCACTATGGCCATATCCAAGATCCCCAGTCAGGCCAAGTCTTGGATGAAGTCATGACCAGCGTCATGAAAGCCCCACGTTCTTATACGACAGAAGATGTCGTCGAAATCAACGGCCACGGCGGGATTGTTGCCATCCAATCCATCCTCAATGCTTGCTTAGCCCAAGGAGCTCGCCTGGCTGAAGCCGGGGAATTTACCCAACGCGCCTTCCTTAATGGCCGGATTGACCTATCTCAGGCTGAAGCCATCATGGATTTAATCAGCGCCAAGACTAGTCGTGCCAAAGATGCAGCTATGAGCCAGCTTCAAGGTAGCCTCAAACACAAAATTCGTCAGCTACGCGACACCATGCTTAACACCTTGGCCCAGGTCGAAGTCACCATCGATTATCCAGAATACGATGATGTTGAGGAACTTTCTCTCCAGCAACTGGCCTCTACGGCAGAGCTAGTTCAAAGCGAAGTCCGCGCGATTTTACGTCAGGCCACCCAAGGCAAGCTTTTCCGTGAAGGGATTAAAACGGCCATTATTGGACGCCCTAATGTTGGTAAATCCAGTCTTCTTAATTACTTAATTGGCGAAGACAAAGCCATTGTCACCGATATTGCAGGCACCACTCGTGACACCATTGAAGAGTATATTTCTATTAAAGGTGTCCCCCTCCATATTATCGATACTGCCGGCATTCGCCATACGGATGAAGTAGTCGAGCAAATCGGGGTAGAAAAGAGTCGCGCCATGATCGAATCGGCAGACCTGATTCTCCTTATTTTGAATCAGGCCCAAGCCCTGGATCCAATGGATTTAGAACTTTTAGAGCTGACACAAAATAAGGCCCGCATCATCCTCTTAAATAAGCAAGATTTACCTAACCAATGGACCATTGAAGACTTAGCAAGTTATCTGCAAGATGATTCGGACATTATTAAAACCTCTGTCCTGACTGAGGACGGCTTAACCGCCCTTGAAGATGCTATTTCAGCACGCTTCTTATCCGGTAATCTCCAGTCTACCGACCTCAACTATCTCTTGAACAGTCGCCACACCCATCTGCTCAACCAAGCCCTAGCCAGTTTAGATGAAGTCATCCAGTCTTGTGCCATGAGCCTACCAGTGGATCTCATTCAGATAGACTATACCCGTGCCTGGGATGCCCTGGGCGAAATCACTGGTGACAGTGTTCAAGATGAGCTCTTAACCAAGCTCTTTAGCCAATTCTGCTTAGGTAAATAA